The Malus domestica chromosome 06, GDT2T_hap1 genome has a segment encoding these proteins:
- the LOC103431340 gene encoding deSI-like protein At4g17486 isoform X2: MRLFPLSSSPGSTSSADKELIDREKNRALLYLNVYDLTPVNNYLYWVGFGIFHSGIEVHGMEYGFGAHEYPSSGVFEVEPRSCPGFIFRRSVLLGSTEMSRSEFRSFMEHLSGKYHGDTYHLIAKNCNHFTDEVCMQLTGKPIPGWVNRLAQVGSFCNCLLPENIQISAVRHLPDHPAYSDEDDDDGSESIASSGTGASEEGQNHHLLTVPSGDVAFVKEKPPT; the protein is encoded by the exons ATGCGGTTGTTTCCTTTGAGCTCAAGCCCGGGCTCGACCTCCAGCGCAGACAAGGAGCTCATTGATCGGGAAAAAAATCGCGCCCTTTTGTACCTCAATGTCTACGATCTCACGCCTGTGAACAACTACCTTTACTGGGTTGGATTCGGGATCTTCCACTCCGGCATAGAAG TTCATGGCATGGAGTATGGCTTTGGAGCCCATGAGTATCCCAGCAGTGGGGTTTTTGAGGTGGAACCAAGAAGTTGTCCTGGCTTCATCTTCAGAAGGTCAGTCCTGTTGGGAAGCACTGAAATGTCTCGCTCAGAATTTCGGTCATTTATGGAGCATCTTTCTGGAAAGTATCATGGAGATACCTATCATTTAATTGCCAAGAATTGCAACCATTTCACTGATGAAGTTTGTATGCAGCTAACTGGAAAACCTATACCTGGATGGGTAAATCGGCTGGCCCAAGTAG GTTCTTTCTGCAACTGTCTTCTCCCAGAAAACATTCAAATTTCAGCAGTGAGACATCTTCCTGACCATCCAGCATATTCTG ACGAAGATGACGACGATGGATCAGAATCTATTGCATCATCTGGAACAGGAGCAAGTGAGGAGGGGCAAAATCATCATCTCCTGACTGTACCAAGTGGTGATGTAGCTTTCGTGAAGGAAAAACCTCCAACGTGA
- the LOC103431340 gene encoding deSI-like protein At4g17486 isoform X1 has translation MRLFPLSSSPGSTSSADKELIDREKNRALLYLNVYDLTPVNNYLYWVGFGIFHSGIEVHGMEYGFGAHEYPSSGVFEVEPRSCPGFIFRRSVLLGSTEMSRSEFRSFMEHLSGKYHGDTYHLIAKNCNHFTDEVCMQLTGKPIPGWVNRLAQVVSGSFCNCLLPENIQISAVRHLPDHPAYSDEDDDDGSESIASSGTGASEEGQNHHLLTVPSGDVAFVKEKPPT, from the exons ATGCGGTTGTTTCCTTTGAGCTCAAGCCCGGGCTCGACCTCCAGCGCAGACAAGGAGCTCATTGATCGGGAAAAAAATCGCGCCCTTTTGTACCTCAATGTCTACGATCTCACGCCTGTGAACAACTACCTTTACTGGGTTGGATTCGGGATCTTCCACTCCGGCATAGAAG TTCATGGCATGGAGTATGGCTTTGGAGCCCATGAGTATCCCAGCAGTGGGGTTTTTGAGGTGGAACCAAGAAGTTGTCCTGGCTTCATCTTCAGAAGGTCAGTCCTGTTGGGAAGCACTGAAATGTCTCGCTCAGAATTTCGGTCATTTATGGAGCATCTTTCTGGAAAGTATCATGGAGATACCTATCATTTAATTGCCAAGAATTGCAACCATTTCACTGATGAAGTTTGTATGCAGCTAACTGGAAAACCTATACCTGGATGGGTAAATCGGCTGGCCCAAGTAG TTTCAGGTTCTTTCTGCAACTGTCTTCTCCCAGAAAACATTCAAATTTCAGCAGTGAGACATCTTCCTGACCATCCAGCATATTCTG ACGAAGATGACGACGATGGATCAGAATCTATTGCATCATCTGGAACAGGAGCAAGTGAGGAGGGGCAAAATCATCATCTCCTGACTGTACCAAGTGGTGATGTAGCTTTCGTGAAGGAAAAACCTCCAACGTGA
- the LOC139196760 gene encoding uncharacterized protein, translated as MAMPPAPHMTSLNFNNIETLTGSNYKKWKEDVEMVLGLMDLDLALREEKPAAITAESTADHKAKFEKWERTNRMSLMIMRKAMAPSVKGGVPKQDNAKAFLAAVGEKFKESDKAETGTFLTQITSMKFDGEGSVREHILKMVDLAQKLKDLEVPMTDQFLVHMALNSLPPKYRQLKVSYNTQKDKWGIDELITMCAQEEYRLKSDKSVDVNFV; from the exons atggcGATGCCCCCAG CTCCTCATATGACATCTCTCAATTTCAACAATATTGAGACTCTGACCGGTTCTAACTACAAGAAGTGGAAGGAGGATGTTGAAATGGTTCTTGGCCTTATGGATCTCGATTTGGCATTAAGGGAGGAAAAACCTGCAGCAATTACTGCAGAGAGCACTGCAGATCATAAGGCAAAGTTTGAAAAGTGGGAGAGAACAAACCGAATGTCCCTGATGATTATGAGGAAGGCTATGGCTCCATCAGTTAAAGGGGGTGTTCCGAAACAAGACAATGCAAAAGCCTTCTTGGCTGCAGTTGGGGAAAAATTTAAAGAATCTGACAAGGCTGAAACTGGGACTTTTCTCACTCAAATTACCTCTATGAAATTTGATGGTGAGGGAAGTGTCAGAGAACACATCCTCAAGATGGTTGATCTTGCTCAGAAATTAAAGGATCTCGAAGTACCCATGACTGACCAGTTCTTAGTTCATATGGCTTTGAACTCATTGCCTCCAAAATATAGGCAGCTCAAGGTTTCTTATAACACTCAGAAAGACAAATGGGGCATCGATGAACTGATCACTATGTGTGCGCAAGAAGAATATCGGCTCAAGAGTGACAAATCAGTAGATGTGAATTTTGTGTAA